The proteins below are encoded in one region of Methanosarcina barkeri 3:
- a CDS encoding ABC transporter ATP-binding protein: MDKEIVTENLSKKYGNFEAVKNVSLSIKKGTIFGLLGPNGAGKSTTIKILTCQLPPTSGTAYIGGLNTVSDAVKIKKKIGVVFESQNLYEELSVYENLNFFRRLYNSPKKRISEVLKAVGMERYQKDKVKTFSKGMKQKIMISRALLNDPEVLFLDEPGSGLDPRSAREIRQMILDLKEQGKTILITTHNMEEADFLCDYLAIIHKGSIRDMDTPTNLKKRYGEDVLIIKTVKGDIYESPLNTKTSSDIYEKLSENNQVSFVHSKEATIEDVFIKLTGEKLTDES; encoded by the coding sequence ATGGATAAAGAGATAGTTACTGAGAATTTATCTAAAAAATATGGGAATTTCGAAGCTGTGAAGAATGTTTCGCTCAGTATCAAAAAAGGGACTATATTCGGACTTCTAGGCCCGAACGGAGCAGGAAAATCCACTACTATTAAGATTCTTACCTGTCAACTTCCTCCTACCTCAGGTACTGCATATATCGGAGGACTAAACACCGTATCGGATGCAGTAAAGATAAAAAAGAAAATCGGAGTTGTTTTTGAGTCTCAAAACCTGTATGAAGAATTATCGGTGTATGAAAACCTCAACTTTTTTCGCAGGTTATACAATTCTCCGAAAAAAAGAATAAGTGAAGTACTGAAAGCCGTAGGAATGGAAAGGTATCAAAAAGACAAAGTAAAGACTTTTTCAAAAGGCATGAAACAAAAGATAATGATTTCTCGGGCCCTTCTCAATGATCCCGAGGTTTTATTTCTTGATGAACCCGGAAGCGGATTGGACCCACGTTCTGCAAGGGAAATAAGGCAAATGATTCTTGATCTTAAAGAACAGGGAAAAACAATCCTCATAACGACACATAATATGGAAGAAGCCGATTTTTTATGCGACTATCTGGCTATCATACATAAAGGATCTATAAGAGATATGGACACTCCTACAAATCTGAAAAAAAGGTATGGGGAAGATGTTCTAATAATCAAGACCGTAAAAGGAGATATTTACGAATCGCCGCTAAATACAAAAACCAGTAGCGACATCTATGAGAAACTCTCCGAAAATAATCAGGTGTCCTTTGTACATTCGAAAGAGGCTACAATTGAAGATGTTTTCATAAAACTGACCGGGGAGAAATTAACTGATGAATCTTAA
- a CDS encoding DUF4367 domain-containing protein — MKKTKVLSLMILISLALFASGCEEELSAEEIATKMQEKGESIKDYSCIMHTATYANGEKIQENEERVISKKPRMMKSWTIEQGKEEVAAVSDGEFLWSYDEGTNTVTKIKLPEEPLINESDYVGLIEGFLNKTNVSLLGIEEVDGRSAYVLEAELEAKSEENHSLVSRTKMWVDKETWMALKCKIYDSKGNLMIETEISNLKVNTGIPDSEFEFEVPAGAEIKVIDLNNLEVPEKMSLEEARKKASFEILVPEYIPEGYALNYTMIDYKTALEDQSHETVILNYQKEDEFFHVTQTIYEDKPEEDVMLAQTAENISINGKEGKYTNQFGEFKLLAWNIGEFEMTLSGFLEKAEMLKIAESIPEPALENNKK, encoded by the coding sequence ATGAAAAAGACAAAAGTGCTATCATTAATGATTTTAATTAGCCTGGCTCTCTTTGCATCAGGATGCGAAGAAGAGCTCAGTGCAGAAGAGATCGCAACGAAGATGCAGGAAAAAGGAGAAAGCATCAAAGATTATTCTTGTATAATGCATACGGCGACTTATGCTAATGGGGAAAAGATTCAGGAAAATGAAGAGCGAGTAATAAGCAAAAAACCGAGGATGATGAAGAGCTGGACCATAGAACAGGGAAAAGAAGAAGTTGCAGCGGTTTCGGACGGAGAATTCTTATGGAGTTATGACGAAGGGACAAATACCGTCACAAAAATTAAACTACCAGAAGAACCACTTATAAATGAAAGTGATTATGTCGGGCTCATAGAAGGTTTTTTGAATAAAACAAATGTTTCACTCCTGGGAATCGAAGAGGTAGACGGAAGAAGTGCATACGTCCTTGAAGCTGAACTGGAAGCAAAGAGTGAAGAAAATCACAGCCTGGTTTCCCGCACAAAAATGTGGGTGGATAAAGAGACCTGGATGGCTCTTAAATGTAAGATATATGACAGCAAAGGAAACTTGATGATAGAAACGGAAATAAGCAACCTTAAAGTAAATACTGGAATTCCGGATTCCGAATTTGAGTTTGAGGTTCCAGCAGGAGCAGAAATAAAAGTTATTGATCTGAACAATCTCGAAGTTCCTGAAAAAATGAGCCTTGAAGAAGCCAGAAAAAAAGCCAGTTTTGAAATACTTGTCCCAGAATACATCCCCGAAGGCTATGCGCTTAACTACACGATGATAGATTACAAGACAGCTCTTGAAGACCAGAGTCACGAGACTGTAATTCTTAACTACCAGAAAGAAGATGAATTTTTCCATGTAACACAAACCATTTACGAAGATAAGCCTGAAGAAGATGTCATGCTCGCACAGACAGCTGAAAATATAAGTATCAACGGAAAGGAAGGAAAATATACCAACCAGTTTGGAGAGTTCAAACTCCTTGCGTGGAATATTGGAGAATTTGAAATGACCCTGAGTGGTTTCCTTGAAAAGGCCGAGATGCTGAAAATTGCAGAGTCCATTCCAGAACCTGCTTTAGAGAATAATAAAAAATAA
- a CDS encoding methylated-DNA--[protein]-cysteine S-methyltransferase, whose translation MYYDIIESPIGPILLAGDEKGLKHLNFLQGKKRIEVPADWVENKDFFREAARQLEAYFLGELKSFDLKLAPEGTDFQKSVWKALCEIPYGETRTYKEIAVSIGKPKAYRAVGLANNRNPIAIIVPCHRVIGSDGKLTGYASGLDVKEFLLKLEEKKV comes from the coding sequence ATGTACTACGACATAATAGAATCCCCAATCGGTCCCATTCTTCTGGCAGGAGATGAAAAAGGGCTGAAACACCTTAATTTCCTGCAAGGCAAGAAGAGAATAGAAGTCCCTGCTGACTGGGTAGAAAATAAAGATTTTTTCAGGGAGGCTGCAAGGCAGCTTGAAGCTTATTTTTTGGGGGAACTCAAATCCTTTGATCTTAAACTGGCTCCTGAAGGAACGGATTTTCAAAAGTCAGTCTGGAAAGCTCTATGCGAAATCCCTTATGGGGAAACTCGAACTTATAAAGAAATAGCTGTATCTATTGGAAAGCCAAAGGCTTATAGAGCGGTGGGACTTGCAAATAACAGGAATCCGATTGCAATAATAGTGCCCTGCCACAGGGTCATAGGCTCGGATGGAAAACTTACAGGTTATGCCAGTGGGCTGGATGTAAAAGAGTTTTTATTGAAACTTGAAGAAAAAAAAGTTTGA